TCACCATATTGTGCGATACCTGTCGTCACAATCGCATTACCGATAGGCGTTGCGGTATTGGTGATAATCGCAGGCAGCGCAATCGCCAATATTGGTCGAATATTAAGGCGCCATTGCACAAACGAAGGTGGAGCCACCAGCTGATGGCTGCGAATCAAAGGATAAAGCGAGAAGAACAGCACCGAGAAGCGAGCAACAACCGAAGCGATAGCTGCCCCTTCGATGTTCCAACCAAAACCAAAAATAAACAGAGGGTCCAAAATCGCATTAACGATACCGCCCGACAAAGTCGCCCACATCGAACGTTTCGCATCTCCTGCCGCCCTCAAACCCGCACCAGCCGCCATCGCCAACGCTAGAAATGGCCCACTTGGCAATAAAATCTGTAGGTAAGCTTGAGCACGCTCAGCAGCAATCCCTTTTGCGCCTATCGCGGCTAACAGCTCTGGAATATAAGCGAACATGATTGCAGTTACGGTGGAACTGATAACAAACGCAGTCAGCATGATGCTGGTGCTTAGATTTCGAGCGTGTTCTTGATTCTTTGAGCCAATAGCTTTGGAGACTAATGCGCCCATGGCAATCGAAGTACCAATCGAAACAGAGGTAGAGAAAAAAGTCAGCGTACCTGCAAAGCCCACTGCCGCGGCCAATTCAACCTGCCCGAGCATACTGATGAACAGCATGTCGAGTAAATCTACTACAAATAACGCCATCAAACCGACAGAGCCAGCCCCCGACATCACCAATATATGGCGCATCGTTGAACCTTCAACAAACTTTGCCGTTTGATTTGACATGAAACCTCCAAAAGTTGGCATACCGCAAACTAAAGCTTAATAAACTAGTCAACCACAAGTTGGGGATCCACAAAGAAAGGATCTATCTAGAAAAGCTCTATACAGAAAAAAGGCGCTAGTGCGCCTTTTGTCAATTATGGGTATTGATAAAAATAATCGTTCTTAACACCTTACTATACAGGATGTTTGAAACATTCATCTAAGTTCTTGCCGATTGCTCTCAAAACATCGGTTCGGGTGATCATACCGACCAGCTTCCCGTTATCAATTACTGGGTATGCCTTAGGTTTCCCAACTTGCATCATGTCCGCCAGCTCAATAATAGATAATTCAGGTGAGACAGACAGTACTTCTTGATACATGCAGTCACCCACAATGTGTGTGTCTTGGCAGAAATAGCTCACCTTCACCAACTTCTCGAGTAAATCTTGCTCAGAAAGGAAACCAATCACTTGCTCATTATCGTCAATTACGGGTCCACCCATATGGTGGCTACGCATCACTTTGTCTAACGCTAGACTTAACGGCATATCAGGAGTAAATGTCACAACCTGTTGCGTCATATAATCTTTCACTTTAATAGAATGCATTGCGTTCTCCCTAAATACTTTGCGTTATATATTTTTCTATCTTGTTAAGTTAATTGTTGTCTAAAATCTTGATTTTACTAAATGGATTTCAACAATTTTATTGATAGGCAAAACCTAACAAGACAACAAAGCGAGACAAACAAAGGCTTGAGCACGTTTTAGACCACCAGAAAAAAGGGGGAAAGAGCCCTTACAAAGCCTTACTTTTCCTTGCTTAACCTTACTTAGTCGAACTAGCCTGAGTAGATAAACCCTGTAATCTTCACCGCACTAATAATTAGAAATCCGGATTTAGGAAGTTTATGCAACACGACAACAACATGTACGCGTATGTTTATGCAGGTAACGACGGCACAGAAAACACACTCATCGCCACTATCGATAATCAAGAAAAACCGCTTATTTCAAGCTGCGTTGATGAGATAAAACGCATGTCGTGCTTAGCCATTGACTTAGCAGCAAAACACGACCTAAGAGTGAAGCTGGTGAAATACCAAAGAGAACAAGAGATTGACTTCGGCTTGTTCGTTAAATAGCAGACTCATCACACATGTCTTGACAGTCAAGCTCAACAAGCATTGTCAGCGACACATGAATACCGTATTTTGTGGCAAGTTCTTGAGTAGGTAATCACATTGACGATGATTACCTGCTTTAACCGATAAGCGCTCGAATTGGACATATCCGTCGCACCGCTTTTCATTGTCCAAACGGTTCACTATGACTTTGCTTCGTTCTCCTCAAACTCTTCTATCTCACTTTATACCTAAGCTAAAAAGCTACTTTAGCGAATTGTTAGATTTCCAATCACGCATTTGGGTGGTTCATATCTTTGAAGACTCCTTCACCGATCAGTCCTTTGTGATAAATGAAGATGGCTTTAAAGAGCCGTTAGAGTGGATGAAGAAACGAGCCTATCAAGCAGCAATGCTTGAACAAGTTGAGAAAATGAAAATTTCACAAGTCATTGAGATTCAATTTGAAGGCAAGATGCATCGATTGATGCGAGTAAAGTAACTCTTATTGCTTGATCATTCACGAAAGCCCTTTGCTAGAAATCAAGCACAAAAAAGGCCAGCACACTCTGACCTTCTCTCATTGGTTAAAAACCATCATCTAACTCGCACAATACTCATGCCACAGGCGCACCGCTTTCTGGTATGCCTCAGTTTTATCGTGCGTTTCTGCAAAGAGAATAGCTGTCATGCTGTCAACAATGGTATTCGCCATTAACGCCATCTCTTCAGCCGGTGTACCAAGTACACATTGACTAGGAATTGGCAGCTCTAGGTTCATCATCTCTTCCCAGTAGAACGATTCAACTTTGTCAGGAGAGCTCATCCAAACCGTTTGGCTAACTTTAGGGTTATATTCCGACTCACCATTCATCCCTTTGAATGAAATCACCGAGTGGGATTTATTGCCAATGACATGCTCAACTTCCGCATGAAGCTGTGGGAAGCCAGGATGGAAACTGCCACGCAGACCTAAACGGCCACCACCTGGGTTCAATGCTCGAACCACAGTGTTGATTGGTGTGCGCAAACCGTAACGGTGTTTCCAGCCGATCATGGTCTGAGCTTCTGGTGCAAAGTTGGCAAGCGGTAAATAGGCGATACCATCAGATTCAAGGATCTGCTTCGCGTCTTCTGGATCTTTCGCACTACGCACACCGACACACTCAAGGTGAGTCTCTACGTGCGTGCGGCCACTTGGTTTATCCATATAGCCATGCATCAATACCTTATAACCGTCGGCAGCCAATATCTTCGCAGCAAGCAAATTCCACGGCTTACCACTGGCAGTATCATTACGTTTACCGGCGTAACACGGCCAGTCAATATCTGCGCCTAAGTCTGGCACTCGTGACTGAAAGGCTTTTACAAAGCCAGCAATCTCTTCATTGGTTTCATTCTGCACACGAATCAACATCAGTAGCATCGCCATTTGGTCGTCACCGACCTCTCCGCTTAAATACTCATCCATGATGCGGTAGGCTTGTTCGAACGACAAAGGCTTACGCCCTCTTTCTCCTCGTCCAACTGTACGAATACACTCTAAAATACTACTCATTGATTGTTTATTCTCTTCCGTTGATATCAATAAAATTCGAATACGTTTTCGATTCTATGATACCCGCAGTCCATTGCAAAGCGATTCAACAGCTGCTCCCTAATTATCAATACACAGATTGAGGTAAAATTAACGTATGCAGCGCACCTTGATAGGTCAAACAAAAATAGAACCCTGGCAAGTTTCATCGGGTTTGATTAGAGATGCTGAAACAAGTCGTGTATTATCGGAACGTTTGCACTTTACCTATTTTACGGTTAGCGGTTGCACAATTTTATTCGCACCAACACACGTTCATATACCAAGACTAAGAATTGATGCCAAAGTTGATTAACAAAATTTGGGTACACGCTTTCATGCTCTTCGCTATGCTAATGGCCACCATTAGTGTGGACAGCATCGCGAGCAGCAATGCTCTGCAAGCCCCTCAAGCTCAATCAACTTCCACCAATAGCTTCTCTTTCTCTGCTTCTAACATCAGTTCTGTAGAAAGCGCCCCTACACCTTTTCCCAGCGCACAACCCAACGTTGAACACCATTGCTGTGGATCAGT
This region of Vibrio sp. BS-M-Sm-2 genomic DNA includes:
- a CDS encoding MATE family efflux transporter; this encodes MSNQTAKFVEGSTMRHILVMSGAGSVGLMALFVVDLLDMLFISMLGQVELAAAVGFAGTLTFFSTSVSIGTSIAMGALVSKAIGSKNQEHARNLSTSIMLTAFVISSTVTAIMFAYIPELLAAIGAKGIAAERAQAYLQILLPSGPFLALAMAAGAGLRAAGDAKRSMWATLSGGIVNAILDPLFIFGFGWNIEGAAIASVVARFSVLFFSLYPLIRSHQLVAPPSFVQWRLNIRPILAIALPAIITNTATPIGNAIVTTGIAQYGEDFVAGFAVIGRLTPVCFAVIFALSGAVGPIIGQNFGAERMDRVKETLNNSLLVTTLYTIAVCILLYLVQGYVIQGFSLQGDAAIIVAAFCTYVALTFTFNGALFVANTSFNNLGKPLYSTALNLGKATLGTLPFVYLGSQWYGALGVLYGQALGNVLFGILGILVLRHHITELMQGSQVDPVEDDVSIVSLNTQPFCSHDAVLIDDVSANREECAERKSP
- a CDS encoding CBS domain-containing protein — encoded protein: MHSIKVKDYMTQQVVTFTPDMPLSLALDKVMRSHHMGGPVIDDNEQVIGFLSEQDLLEKLVKVSYFCQDTHIVGDCMYQEVLSVSPELSIIELADMMQVGKPKAYPVIDNGKLVGMITRTDVLRAIGKNLDECFKHPV
- a CDS encoding glycosyl transferase family protein, yielding MSSILECIRTVGRGERGRKPLSFEQAYRIMDEYLSGEVGDDQMAMLLMLIRVQNETNEEIAGFVKAFQSRVPDLGADIDWPCYAGKRNDTASGKPWNLLAAKILAADGYKVLMHGYMDKPSGRTHVETHLECVGVRSAKDPEDAKQILESDGIAYLPLANFAPEAQTMIGWKHRYGLRTPINTVVRALNPGGGRLGLRGSFHPGFPQLHAEVEHVIGNKSHSVISFKGMNGESEYNPKVSQTVWMSSPDKVESFYWEEMMNLELPIPSQCVLGTPAEEMALMANTIVDSMTAILFAETHDKTEAYQKAVRLWHEYCAS